A region of Candidatus Nezhaarchaeota archaeon DNA encodes the following proteins:
- a CDS encoding ABC transporter permease, protein MSTLNNLLGFRYLRWQRILALAIMVSAASFLFSFTALSLIGFHEGFTAYLGEGEDIIVVYNFRSRTPYTGLVPAYLAEKLAAINGVLATSPEVIAPCIVDGEAVFLRGIMPEVFTEFGALKIVEGSFLSECDINSAVAGERIARRLGLEVGDKVLLCGVLSERYLELRIKGIFRANSMLDDEILAPLYVGQWLRGADYNHVTLIRLKIDGDIATLDDILKVIEAEASGEVEPSPPQQAPKEPAAPWAPMHFRIEDVDVEQASRYMVKYMERYGVTREALITLSIVVFLFSSLTIVLASKTIMVQHRSELSILRAIGANEKLLKIDVLLKLSPWVLISSIIGMLSASAALAVIQGHGYLQVLSHTVPFRFNPLVLAINLILAFTLTLISVLKSDVG, encoded by the coding sequence ATGAGCACGCTTAACAATCTTCTCGGCTTCAGATACCTTAGATGGCAGAGGATTCTAGCATTAGCTATAATGGTGTCGGCCGCGTCATTCCTATTCTCCTTTACAGCTCTAAGCTTGATTGGCTTCCATGAAGGCTTCACAGCCTACTTAGGTGAAGGAGAGGACATAATAGTCGTATACAATTTCAGGAGTAGAACGCCGTACACGGGCTTGGTTCCAGCGTACCTTGCCGAGAAGCTAGCGGCAATCAATGGGGTGTTAGCTACGAGCCCAGAGGTTATAGCGCCATGCATAGTCGACGGGGAAGCAGTCTTCTTGAGGGGGATAATGCCTGAGGTCTTCACCGAGTTTGGCGCGCTGAAGATCGTGGAGGGCAGCTTTCTCAGTGAGTGTGACATAAACTCGGCAGTAGCTGGCGAGAGGATTGCTAGAAGGCTTGGTCTTGAAGTAGGCGATAAAGTGCTTCTGTGTGGAGTGCTCTCTGAAAGGTATTTGGAGTTAAGGATCAAGGGGATATTCCGTGCAAACTCAATGCTTGATGATGAGATCTTAGCGCCATTATATGTTGGGCAATGGCTCAGGGGGGCCGACTACAACCACGTGACCCTCATAAGGCTGAAGATAGATGGAGACATTGCAACGCTAGACGACATCCTCAAGGTTATTGAGGCTGAGGCGTCGGGAGAGGTAGAGCCGAGCCCACCTCAACAAGCTCCTAAAGAGCCTGCAGCTCCATGGGCCCCTATGCACTTCAGAATCGAGGACGTAGATGTTGAGCAAGCCTCCAGGTACATGGTGAAGTATATGGAGAGGTACGGCGTAACGAGGGAGGCGCTTATAACGCTCTCAATAGTGGTCTTCTTATTCTCAAGCTTAACTATAGTCTTGGCATCTAAAACAATAATGGTCCAGCATAGGAGCGAATTGAGTATTTTAAGGGCTATAGGAGCAAACGAAAAGCTCTTAAAAATCGACGTTCTGCTTAAGCTTTCACCATGGGTTTTAATATCCTCCATAATAGGTATGCTCTCTGCCTCGGCAGCTCTGGCGGTCATCCAAGGACATGGCTATTTACAGGTTTTATCGCATACAGTGCCATTCAGATTCAACCCACTCGTCCTAG